A single genomic interval of Pseudochaenichthys georgianus chromosome 3, fPseGeo1.2, whole genome shotgun sequence harbors:
- the sh2d7 gene encoding SH2 domain-containing protein 7: MEKMSGVDLNSETSEGGLKELVLRWFSETQAPLILNNGNFPDWFQGFVARKDTEDLLRDKAQGCFLIRLSDKAIGYILSYKGHDRCRHFVITQNQDGQFVIAGDCQTYKSLTELMEHFKVSPIQPFGEYLTTSLYEVDSGELYDVVKYTKGKPGVSVQALRTRWDQKQDDHSGPGNNQRTQQQNDPPTPALPLKSKNRKVTGVVSVDTVSLSQGVPPVPKRGIPLGFSLRGSFPETTSHPSETYAEPNRSERLRGNTNQVSDRDSFNTSNMSYPGDLSPPGITYSELTHVGSRSTSLPRLNSSNLEEEEEKRKEEVEEHSNRLSTLSLATSESYSPTPLKKVTCHTYSLHSPRDSPSASSMSEQQGGGLEMLKSNPLYQTWGGPGGDSAPQGDPMYAEVPQKVPDDTYEQIPGEAAIAQGNMYESLEELKTKNSKATWGKM, encoded by the exons ATGGAGAAGATGTCGGGTGTTGACCTGAACTCTGAGACATCCGAGGGAGGCTTGAAGGAGCTGGTGCTGAGGTGGTTCTCTGAGACTCAGGCGCCGCTCATCCTCAACAACGGAAACTTCCCTGACTGGTTTCAAGGCTTCGTTGCACGAAA GGACACAGAAGATCTGCTGAGAGATAAGGCTCAGGGCTGTTTTCTCATCCGCCTCAGTGATAAAGCCATCGGCTACATCCTGTCCTACAA GGGACATGACAGGTGCCGCCATTTTGTCATCACCCAGAATCAAGACGGACAATTTGTCATAGCAGGAGACTGTCAGACATACAAAAGCCTCACAGAGCTCATGGAACATTTCAAAGTCAGCCCCATCCAGCCCTTTGGAGAATATCTGACCACCAGCTTGTATGAG GTAGACTCAGGTGAGCTGTATGATGTGGTAAAATACACCAAAGGGAAGCCTGGGGTGAGTGTCCAAGCCCTGAGGACTCGTTGGGACCAGAAACAAGATGATCACAGCGGCCCCGGCAACAATCAAAGGACCCAGCAGCAAAATGACCCTCCTACACCTGCACTGCCGCTGAAATCCAAAAACAGAAAAGTGACAGGAGTGGTTTCTGTAGACACAGTGTCCCTCTCACAG GGTGTTCCTCCAGTACCAAAGAGAGGTATTCCTTTGGGCTTCTCCCTGAGAGGATCTTTCCCCGAAACAACATCACATCCAAGTGAAACCTACGCCGAACCAAACAGATCAGAGAGACTCAGAGGAAACACAAACCAAGTCTCTGACAGAGACTCATTCAACACCTCCAACATGAGTTATCCAGGTGATCTAAGTCCTCCAGGGATCACATACTCTGAGTTGACACATGTGGGGAGCAGGAGCACATCTCTACCAAGACTAAACAGCAGCAActtggaggaagaggaagaaaaaaggaaagaggaggtggaggagcacTCCAATCGGCTCAGCACGCTTTCCTTAGCAACATCAGAATCGTACTCACCCACTCCTCTGAAGAAGGTCACCTGTCACACCTACTCCCTCCACAGCCCCAGAGACAGTCCGAGTGCAAGCTCCATGTCAGAGCAGCAGGGTGGTGGTCTGGAGATGTTGAAGTCCAACCCGCTGTACCAGACCTGGGGGGGGCCTGGGGGGGATTCAGCTCCGCAGGGAGACCCCATGTATGCCGAGGTTCCCCagaaggtgcctgatgacacATATGAGCAGATCCCAGGGGAGGCGGCGATCGCCCAAGGCAACATGTACGAGTCTCTGGAAGAGCTGAAGACCAAGAATTCCAAAGCCACCTGGGGGAAAATGTAA